One stretch of Acropora muricata isolate sample 2 chromosome 12, ASM3666990v1, whole genome shotgun sequence DNA includes these proteins:
- the LOC136893166 gene encoding major facilitator superfamily domain-containing protein 6-like codes for MSDERALTSPGRESRRDYGELFNPEQEATESPSEPLADKQPKANPSLTDKLRSTVSINRSLLLYKVFYFFYFAALGSLLPYLSLYFKHSLLLPAYFVGIVLSVKPLCLFVSAPILGTIADKFNQVRTVLLVALFSYIVMNLLIAVVPPVSVHCLSDVHKKLNLTHHHNQTHSTDSFGNLSQSDNGHSRGNTEMWKEAWLFDLYTASDPKLYKNAKVVFVLILAITVVGELIGATSNTLADVATLHNLGNRPQYYGEQRLWGEIGWGLTAFITGSIVQSKYRKQTDICPEDVFDIYRPFFYVNAVLMAIALFVSTRFHFQDTEKYAGDRCSLGKSLHVFTKPVYAIFGTIALFLGFALGSAETFLFVHLVELGASPSLFSGLVAVHCLSNVVLYYGSVYLLEIAGHIKILLTGLLVYALRFYYFSAIQNPWVVLPIEFLRGLCSASVWCALATYVGTPPRVGATLQGILHGLYYGLGKGLGQLIGGLLIRSYGTDSYFRYFALADLLFMVVVALLMPYLNSYPTTWMSLSGYTALNNEQTAECCSTGIYHLLSKSASKKFSKKESQ; via the coding sequence ATGTCTGATGAGAGAGCGCTTACATCGCCAGGAAGAGAAAGCAGGCGTGATTATGGGGAATTGTTCAACCCTGAACAAGAAGCAACTGAATCGCCATCAGAACCTTTGGCAGACAAACAACCCAAAGCGAATCCCTCCTTGACCGACAAGCTTCGATCCACTGTCTCTATTAACAGAAGCCTTCTCCTTTACAAggtgttttatttcttttattttgcagcACTCGGAAGCCTATTACCTTATCTGTCCTTATATTTCAAACACTCTCTGCTATTGCCTGCCTATTTTGTCGGTATTGTGCTATCTGTGAAGCCTCTTTGCTTGTTCGTCAGTGCGCCGATTCTGGGCACAATTGCCGACAAATTCAACCAGGTTAGAACAGTTCTACTAGTGGCCTTGTTCAGTTACATTGTTATGAATCTTCTCATCGCCGTTGTCCCGCCAGTAAGCGTACATTGTCTTAGTGATGTTCACAAGAAACTGAACCTTACACACCATCACAATCAAACTCACTCGACAGACAGTTTTGGCAATCTCTCCCAATCCGACAACGGACATTCCAGAGGAAATACCGAAATGTGGAAAGAAGCTTGGCTCTTTGACCTCTACACAGCAAGCGATCCAAAGCTTTACAAGAATGCCAAAGTGGTTTTTGTCCTTATTTTGGCGATCACAGTTGTTGGTGAACTGATCGGCGCCACATCTAACACTCTTGCTGATGTCGCAACTTTGCATAACCTAGGAAATCGTCCACAATATTATGGTGAACAGCGTTTGTGGGGTGAAATTGGTTGGGGGTTGACCGCCTTCATCACAGGTTCCATTGTACAAAGCAAGTACCGCAAGCAAACTGACATTTGCCCTGAAGATGTTTTCGACATTTATCGCCCGTTCTTCTACGTGAATGCAGTTCTTATGGCAATAGCGCTATTTGTATCAACGCGCTTTCATTTCCAAGACACGGAAAAATATGCCGGTGACAGGTGTTCGTTGGGAAAGAGTCTTCATGTTTTCACAAAGCCCGTGTACGCTATCTTTGGGACAATTGCGCTTTTCTTGGGCTTCGCATTGGGATCCGCTGAGACGTTCCTATTCGTTCACTTGGTAGAGCTTGGCGCTTCCCCTTCTTTGTTCAGTGGACTTGTAGCCGTTCACTGTCTATCAAACGTCGTTCTTTATTATGGTTCAGTGTACTTGCTGGAGATAGCTGGTCATATCAAGATACTACTTACCGGTCTACTGGTGTACGCTCTGAGATTTTACTACTTTTCCGCCATCCAAAATCCATGGGTGGTACTGCCCATCGAATTTCTTCGCGGTCTTTGTTCTGCAAGCGTTTGGTGCGCTCTCGCAACTTACGTCGGCACACCGCCTCGAGTTGGCGCCACTCTTCAAGGCATCTTGCACGGACTTTATTACGGATTAGGTAAAGGTCTCGGACAGCTTATTGGAGGACTCTTGATTCGTTCTTATGGAACAGATTCTTATTTTCGTTATTTTGCGTTGGCCGACTTGTTGTTTATGGTCGTTGTAGCGTTATTGATGCCTTATTTAAATTCTTATCCTACTACTTGGATGTCTTTGTCGGGTTATACTGCATTAAACAATGAACAAACTGCAGAATGCTGCAGTACAGGGATCTATCACTTGCTAAGCAAATCAGcttccaaaaaattctctaaGAAAGAAAGCCAATAA